In Lolium rigidum isolate FL_2022 chromosome 3, APGP_CSIRO_Lrig_0.1, whole genome shotgun sequence, the genomic window TGCTCCACCATTATTTCCCCTTATCTTCTGTACTTCGCTCCACGTTCAACGCATGTTCATCCAGCAGGGGTCCTATGATGGTAGCCAGTGTTTCCTGAACTGGAAACACAGACAACTTCCTCCTATTCGTCAGGCGTCATCTGCCCCACACCtgccaagaaaaaaaaactttaaatAAATCAATTTGTAAGTGGAAGCATGGTATCTCTGAGGTCGCCATGTTCCCCTGGAGCCTTGCTTCATTGGGCTTTGTGTGTTGTGGTCCTTGGTTTTAAAAACATGTGAGGCATCGTTTGGTTTCATTCCATGCCCATACGCAGAAAAGAATGCTTCTTTGATGTAACAGTACCTAGCTAGTAACTACACTATGTTTTGCATAAAGATCTGGGTGCTACATAAGGAAATGCGATTGCTAACTTTGGGTTGCTGCTAAATTTCACTGATAATAATAGTCAAATCTCATCTGTTCTTCAGGTCCTGGTTGTTCCTCGGTCGGAGGCGGCGCTTTCACGGAGCTCGGCCCATTTTATCCAAGAGGAGATGGTAGAGGCCTTCGATTAAACAAGAAGTCATGGAATAAAGGTTGAGCTTTTGACTACTGTCTCTCCCATCTGAAATGTTTCACTGAAAGAGAAGGGTACATCATACTAACTCACAGCGTGTTGCATTTTCTTTGTAACTTTGCAGTGTCCAATCTTTTATTTGTTGAGTCACCCGCTGGAGTTGGATGGTCCTACTCCAACACTTCATCAGACTACAATACCGGAGATAAGCGGACAGGTAAATTGCCACTATCTTGTGCAAAACACAGGACACTGGTTAGCCTGAACATGTCGATTTAACTATATGTTTCTTCAACCATGCAGCTAATGACATGTACAAATTTCTGTTGGGATGGTATAAGAAGTTCCCTGAGTACAGATCAAGAAGCTTATTTCTTTCTGGAGAGAGCTATGCAGGTTGGAAAATATTTTTAAGTTCTACTTTACAAATTCATGTTTGAATCACCACTCTTCTATGGTGAGTGATTTTGTGTAAATAATAATGCAGGGCATTATATACCGCAACTCGCTGATGTTCTTCTCGCGCACAACGAGAAATCAAAGGGTTTTAAGTTCAATATCAAGGGAGTGGCAGTAAGTAGTCAACCATAGACTTATAGTCTCTTGAATCTACTCTGTTCTACATGTTGTTTATTAACTCGGAGATTATCTTGTGTAGATCGGGAATCCTCTACTCAAGCTTGACAGGGATGTTCCTGCAACGTATGAGTATTTCTGGTCTCATGGTATGATATCCGATGAAATATTTATTGCCATAAACAAGGATTGTGACTTTGAGGATTATACCTTTGGCGACTCCCACAACGAGAGCAAGTCGTGCAATCAGGCCACTGCAGCGGCGAATGCTATAGTTGGGGATTATGTCAACAATTATGATGTTATCCTCGACGTTTGTTACCCATCAATTGTGATGCAGGAGCTACGGTTGCGCAAATATGTATGCTTGCTCCTCGTGGTACATGACAATTTCCTTCAGAATCTTTGATTCCTTTCGCATGACTAGTCTTTTGCACAACTTAGGTGACCAAAATCAGCATAGGAGTGGACGTTTGCATGTCATATGAAAGATTTTTCTACTTCAATCTTCCAGAAGTACAGCATGCTCTCCATGCTAACAGAACACACCTACCTTATGGCTGGAGCATGTGCAGTGAGTAAGTGCTTATATTGATACTTCTGCCTTCTATTTTACATCGGTTGGTTCAGTAAATATTGTGCAATAAGAAGAGAGAGAGTCGGAGTTAATGAACTGGTCATCTTGCAACTGAAACTCACAAGGATAATTAACATCATGTGCCAGTGTGCTGAATTACACCAGTAAGGATGGCAACATCGACATCTTGCCTTTACTCCAGAGAATCGTGGAACACAAGATACCAGTTTGGGTATTCAGGTATGTAACTTTTTCATATGCATTTCAGATAATTTGGTTCATCAATTTGTGATTTATTATGATATGGTCAATTAATGTACAGTGGCGATCAAGACTCCGTGGTGCCCCTCTTGGGATCCCGAACCCTTCTGCGAGAGCTAGCTCATAAAATGGGGATGCGTGTGACAGTTCCGTACAGTACTTGGTTTCACAAAGGCCAG contains:
- the LOC124699928 gene encoding serine carboxypeptidase-like 42 isoform X1, whose product is MAGSWRAAALAAAMVGWVVSSCVVGFPVEDLVTRMPGQPAVGFRQFAGYVDVDDKAGRSLFYYFTEAQDGAAGKPLTLWLNGGPGCSSVGGGAFTELGPFYPRGDGRGLRLNKKSWNKVSNLLFVESPAGVGWSYSNTSSDYNTGDKRTANDMYKFLLGWYKKFPEYRSRSLFLSGESYAGHYIPQLADVLLAHNEKSKGFKFNIKGVAIGNPLLKLDRDVPATYEYFWSHGMISDEIFIAINKDCDFEDYTFGDSHNESKSCNQATAAANAIVGDYVNNYDVILDVCYPSIVMQELRLRKYVTKISIGVDVCMSYERFFYFNLPEVQHALHANRTHLPYGWSMCSDVLNYTSKDGNIDILPLLQRIVEHKIPVWVFSGDQDSVVPLLGSRTLLRELAHKMGMRVTVPYSTWFHKGQVGGWVTEYGNMLTFATVRGASHMVPFAQPDRALGLFGSFVLGQRLPNTTHPPIGG
- the LOC124699928 gene encoding serine carboxypeptidase-like 42 isoform X2; protein product: MKSGFCWLILGPGCSSVGGGAFTELGPFYPRGDGRGLRLNKKSWNKVSNLLFVESPAGVGWSYSNTSSDYNTGDKRTANDMYKFLLGWYKKFPEYRSRSLFLSGESYAGHYIPQLADVLLAHNEKSKGFKFNIKGVAIGNPLLKLDRDVPATYEYFWSHGMISDEIFIAINKDCDFEDYTFGDSHNESKSCNQATAAANAIVGDYVNNYDVILDVCYPSIVMQELRLRKYVTKISIGVDVCMSYERFFYFNLPEVQHALHANRTHLPYGWSMCSDVLNYTSKDGNIDILPLLQRIVEHKIPVWVFSGDQDSVVPLLGSRTLLRELAHKMGMRVTVPYSTWFHKGQVGGWVTEYGNMLTFATVRGASHMVPFAQPDRALGLFGSFVLGQRLPNTTHPPIGG